A window from Zingiber officinale cultivar Zhangliang chromosome 7A, Zo_v1.1, whole genome shotgun sequence encodes these proteins:
- the LOC122002341 gene encoding protein WHAT'S THIS FACTOR 1 homolog, chloroplastic-like: MIRRRFLSNASIDKVGSYPDGVFSVFQKRWMATNRRVQDRSRFKKMHDLEFATERWKGVSKILTVMDALKKEPEQVISLRHLEKYRQQINLSKQQINLSKQHKLEDFIRKSPKLFELYKDKKGVVWCGFTEKAEYLLEKEARILEQHSQKAAEYVTRLLMMSVDKRLPVDKVIHFRRDMGLPDDFRQRWIHMFPEHFKVVRGEDDEYLQLVSWNPSWAVTELEKKALATGVISELQPEPGVLSLPFPMKFPRDYKVYRHGGRMEHFQKRSYLSPYADARGLMPGSQEFDKRAVAIMHELLSFTTEKRLLCDHLTHFRREFVMPQKLMRLLLKHFAIFYVSERGKRFSVFLTEAYDRMELIDKCPLVLWKEKIQKLSGYRGRRKRIKNSNELSEFDDDLIDTSHEKEISFVEVEDDETLSEDEDDSIVDDSEMDIGEVNDAYQD, encoded by the coding sequence ATGATTCGAAGAAGGTTTCTGTCCAATGCATCCATTGATAAAGTTGGATCATATCCCGATGGGGTTTTCTCCGTCTTTCAAAAGCGCTGGATGGCGACGAACCGAAGGGTGCAGGATAGGAGCAGGTTCAAGAAGATGCATGACCTTGAGTTCGCCACAGAGCGCTGGAAGGGCGTTTCAAAAATTTTAACCGTAATGGACGCGCTGAAGAAAGAACCAGAGCAAGTAATTTCACTAAGACATTTGGAGAAGTATCGACAGCAAATCAATCTGAGTAAGCAGCAAATCAATCTGAGTAAGCAGCATAAGCTCGAGGACTTCATCCGCAAGTCTCCTAAGCTGTTTGAGCTCTACAAGGACAAGAAAGGAGTGGTCTGGTGCGGATTCACAGAAAAAGCTGAGTATCTCCTTGAGAAAGAGGCTAGAATTCTGGAACAGCATTCGCAGAAGGCTGCCGAGTACGTCACGAGGCTTCTCATGATGTCTGTGGATAAAAGGCTTCCTGTGGATAAGGTAATACACTTTAGGAGAGATATGGGCCTTCCTGATGATTTTAGGCAAAGATGGATTCATATGTTTCCTGAACATTTCAAAGTTGTGAGAGGAGAAGATGATGAATACTTGCAACTGGTGTCATGGAACCCTTCATGGGCAGTTACAGAGTTAGAAAAGAAAGCTTTGGCGACAGGAGTTATCTCGGAGCTTCAACCTGAGCCTGGAGTTCTTTCCCTTCCTTTTCCGATGAAATTTCCACGAGACTATAAGGTTTATAGACATGGTGGACGGATGGAGCATTTTCAAAAGAGGAGTTATTTGTCCCCTTACGCTGATGCAAGAGGATTAATGCCTGGCTCACAGGAATTTGATAAAAGGGCAGTGGCTATTATGCATGAGCTATTGAGTTTCACCACAGAAAAGAGACTTCTTTGTGATCATCTCACACACTTCAGGCGTGAATTCGTAATGCCTCAAAAACTAATGCGACTTTTGCTTAAGCATTTTGCCATATTTTACGTTTCAGAAAGGGGTAAGCGGTTTAGCGTCTTCCTGACAGAAGCTTATGATCGTATGGAGTTGATAGATAAATGCCCTTTAGTGCTGTGGAAGGAGAAGATTCAAAAACTTTCTGGATATagagggagaaggaagagaaTCAAAAATTCTAACGAGTTGTCTGAATTTGATGATGATTTGATCGATACAAGTCATGAGAAGGAAATTTCGTTTGTGGAAGTTGAAGACGACGAAACTCTTAGCGAAGATGAAGATGATTCCATAGTGGATGATTCTGAAATGGACATTGGAGAAGTGAATGACGCATATCAAGATTGA
- the LOC122002343 gene encoding endoglucanase 9-like codes for MAFTTTMLSWSVIEYGKRIGPQLGNARAAIRWAADYLLKCAAQSPGRLYVGVGDPSTDHHCWERPEDMDTPRTVYWVSQSSPGSDVAGETAAALAAASVVFRVADRSYSKQLLAAARMVMAFAMQHQGRYSDSLGGVMCPFYCSYSGFKDELLWGAAWLFRATNDAFYLNYTRSLAANDDTDIFSWDNKFAGARVLLSRRAFVDKDSSLAQFEHQAEDFMCRILPGSSSSSTQYTTGGLMYKQSSANLQYVTSISFLLFTYAKYIAPSKHTFTCGNLMVRSSTLKSLAKRQVDYILGQNPLNLSYMVGFGARYPRRIHHRGSSLPSMATHPSRIGCQAGFQYYSSSSPNLNILTGGIVGGPDQSDAYSDDRGDYSRSEPATYINAPLVGSLAYLAATYGS; via the exons ATGGCTTTCACCACGACCATGCTCTCGTGGAGCGTGATCGAGTACGGCAAGCGCATAGGCCCGCAGCTCGGCAATGCTCGCGCTGCCATCCGCTGGGCTGCAGACTACCTCCTCAAGTGCGCCGCTCAGTCTCCCGGCCGACTCTACGTCGGAGTCGGAGACCCCAGCACCGACCACCACTGCTGGGAGCGGCCGGAGGACATGGACACACCCCGGACGGTGTACTGGGTGTCACAGAGCAGCCCGGGGTCGGACGTGGCGGGGGAGACGGCAGCGGCTCTGGCAGCCGCCTCAGTGGTCTTCCGCGTCGCCGACCGGAGCTACTCGAAGCAGCTGCTAGCGGCGGCTAGGATGGTAATGGCGTTCGCGATGCAACACCAAGGGCGCTACAGCGACTCGCTTGGCGGAGTGATGTGCCCATTCTACTGCTCCTACTCCGGATTCAAG GACGAACTGCTGTGGGGTGCTGCATGGCTTTTCAGAGCAACAAACGATGCATTTTACCTAAACTACACAAGATCTTTAGCTGCAAATGACGACACTGATATCTTTAGCTGGGACAACAAGTTTGCTGGAGCAAGGGTGCTTCTTTCTAGG AGAGCATTCGTGGACAAAGACAGCTCTTTGGCACAGTTTGAGCACCAAGCTGAGGATTTCATGTGCAGAATACTCCCcggttcttcttcctcctccacccaATACACTACAGGGGGTTTGATGTACAAGCAGAGCTCTGCCAATCTCCAGTACGTCACCTCCATTTCTTTCTTGCTCTTCACTTACGCCAAGTATATTGCTCCCTCGAAACACACTTTCACATGTGGAAATCTCATGGTGAGATCGAGCACCCTCAAGTCCCTTGCGAAGAGGCAGGTCGACTACATTCTCGGGCAGAACCCTCTAAATCTGTCGTACATGGTCGGCTTTGGAGCAAGGTACCCCCGGAGGATCCACCACAGGGGCTCCTCGTTGCCTTCCATGGCTACTCACCCTAGCCGCATTGGTTGTCAAGCAGGGTTCCAGTACTATTCGTCGAGCAGCCCGAACCTTAACATCTTGACCGGTGGCATCGTCGGGGGACCAGACCAAAGTGATGCCTACTCCGATGACAGGGGCGACTACAGCCGGTCCGAGCCCGCCACCTATATCAATGCTCCTCTTGTTGGATCCCTTGCTTATTTGGCTGCCACTTATGGCAGTTGA